From the Desulfomonilia bacterium genome, one window contains:
- a CDS encoding GNAT family N-acetyltransferase — translation MEIEKDSIDLIEPLWFLLNEMHKVFDTETGQPVRTTVWPERRKQLLDKSGFKTSIELLYVNDEISGYCYSTISEDGTGEIESLFVDERLRCKGYGRLFVESALGFFERNNTTDIKIWVHPANSRAASFYRRFGFEGGPYMRRLPPCSL, via the coding sequence ATGGAAATCGAAAAGGATTCGATCGACCTTATTGAACCATTGTGGTTTCTGCTCAATGAAATGCACAAGGTTTTTGATACTGAAACAGGCCAGCCTGTCAGAACGACCGTATGGCCCGAACGCAGGAAACAGCTTCTTGACAAGTCAGGCTTCAAGACCAGCATCGAACTGCTTTACGTGAACGATGAAATATCAGGGTATTGCTATTCAACGATTTCAGAGGATGGCACCGGGGAAATAGAGTCTCTCTTCGTTGATGAAAGGCTCAGGTGCAAAGGTTACGGTAGACTCTTCGTCGAATCGGCACTAGGTTTTTTCGAAAGAAACAATACCACGGACATAAAGATATGGGTCCATCCGGCAAATTCTCGCGCCGCTTCTTTTTACCGGCGTTTCGGTTTCGAGGGAGGTCCTTATATGAGAAGGCTGCCTCCCTGTTCCCTGTGA
- a CDS encoding nitroreductase family protein, whose product MELDKAIAERRSVRKYTDYVVTDDELKQVLEAARLSQSWANTQVWEFVIIRDKERIQQVVGTFSEKNPATKGALNASVLIVACAKTGVSGGYGGKDLTKHKEWFMFDLGMAVQNLCLKAHEIGLGTVVVGLMDHDACKKIIALPDGYEVVAVLPVGKPEALRNSPGRKELSAMTHLERFGEKF is encoded by the coding sequence ATGGAACTCGATAAGGCAATAGCAGAAAGAAGAAGCGTAAGAAAGTATACGGATTATGTGGTTACTGACGATGAATTGAAGCAGGTGCTGGAAGCAGCCCGGCTCTCGCAGTCATGGGCCAATACACAGGTCTGGGAGTTCGTGATCATCAGGGATAAAGAGCGGATTCAGCAGGTCGTTGGAACATTCTCAGAGAAAAATCCGGCCACAAAAGGGGCGCTGAACGCATCGGTTCTGATCGTCGCCTGCGCGAAAACCGGCGTATCCGGTGGTTATGGCGGAAAAGACCTGACCAAGCACAAGGAATGGTTCATGTTCGACCTCGGCATGGCCGTGCAGAACCTGTGCCTCAAGGCCCATGAGATAGGACTCGGAACGGTTGTCGTAGGGCTTATGGACCATGACGCCTGTAAAAAGATAATTGCCCTTCCAGACGGGTATGAGGTTGTCGCCGTGCTGCCGGTCGGAAAGCCTGAGGCGTTACGCAATTCTCCGGGTAGAAAAGAGCTTTCAGCCATGACTCATCTGGAAAGGTTCGGCGAAAAATTTTAA
- a CDS encoding amidohydrolase family protein, whose protein sequence is MKIIGLEEEFLTKRSLKLMEEELQLHRFTMETSNELIQSDVAEEILDLGERRIAAMDEAGIDMQVLSFIGPQVKDPSESLEIMREGNDKAAEAIQKYPSRFSAFASLPLADTRAAVDEFDRALNTKGFVGGFVCGSINGEFLDDMKYWPVLELAESRNVPIYIHPEFPLSQMREAYFKGREELSGPEWGFMVDASCHFMRLLTAGVFDRFPKLKIILGHLGESIPYNLDRIDNRLKAYARDKGLKRSPAEYMRENMVVTTSGNFSYPSFLCALGTLGIDNVLFSVDWPFESNKVAVDFLKHLPVSEPDIEKVAYKNAARVLNLKDF, encoded by the coding sequence GTGAAAATTATTGGCTTGGAAGAAGAATTTCTGACTAAACGCTCACTTAAGCTCATGGAGGAAGAGCTGCAACTCCACAGATTCACGATGGAAACATCTAATGAACTCATACAAAGTGATGTGGCAGAAGAAATACTGGATTTGGGCGAGAGGCGTATCGCCGCAATGGATGAGGCAGGCATCGACATGCAGGTGCTTTCTTTTATCGGTCCTCAGGTTAAAGACCCCTCGGAGTCGCTTGAAATAATGAGGGAAGGCAACGATAAAGCAGCAGAGGCCATACAAAAGTATCCTTCACGGTTTTCAGCTTTTGCATCCCTCCCTCTTGCAGATACCAGGGCGGCGGTGGATGAATTCGATCGGGCGCTCAATACTAAAGGATTTGTGGGTGGGTTTGTGTGCGGGTCGATTAACGGTGAGTTCCTTGACGACATGAAATACTGGCCTGTTCTGGAATTGGCCGAGTCACGGAATGTCCCTATCTATATTCATCCTGAATTTCCGTTATCTCAGATGAGAGAGGCATACTTCAAGGGAAGAGAAGAGCTGTCAGGGCCTGAATGGGGTTTTATGGTTGATGCCAGTTGCCATTTCATGAGATTGCTCACCGCCGGCGTCTTTGACCGGTTTCCCAAACTCAAAATAATTCTCGGTCATCTTGGGGAATCCATCCCTTATAATCTGGACAGGATAGACAATCGTTTGAAAGCTTACGCGCGGGATAAAGGACTTAAGAGGTCACCTGCCGAGTATATGAGAGAAAACATGGTGGTCACGACTAGTGGAAATTTTTCATACCCTTCGTTTCTTTGTGCTTTGGGAACACTTGGAATAGACAATGTTTTGTTCTCAGTGGATTGGCCGTTTGAATCGAACAAAGTCGCCGTTGATTTTTTAAAGCATCTGCCAGTCAGCGAGCCCGATATTGAAAAGGTTGCATATAAAAATGCGGCAAGGGTCCTGAACCTGAAAGATTTCTGA
- a CDS encoding TfoX/Sxy family protein, which translates to MPHDEGLAQRIRKILVDYRGITEKKMFGGMAFMLNGNMLCGIIGEDFIARLGTSDYEVYLEKAHTRKFDMTGKPMKGFVVVGPKGYEDDSDLSFWVKTCISFVNSMPQK; encoded by the coding sequence ATGCCGCACGATGAAGGATTGGCGCAGAGGATCAGGAAAATTCTTGTTGATTATCGGGGCATTACCGAAAAGAAGATGTTCGGTGGCATGGCGTTCATGCTGAACGGCAACATGCTTTGCGGCATAATCGGCGAGGATTTCATAGCCAGGCTGGGGACATCCGATTATGAAGTTTATCTTGAAAAAGCCCATACCAGAAAATTCGATATGACAGGCAAACCCATGAAAGGCTTTGTCGTTGTAGGCCCCAAAGGATATGAGGACGACAGCGACCTTTCATTCTGGGTAAAGACCTGCATCAGTTTTGTGAACTCCATGCCTCAAAAATAA
- a CDS encoding Gfo/Idh/MocA family oxidoreductase gives MALRFGIIGCGQVSRVGHGPAIMADSRATIEAFADPDEGNRTSFARKFKAGRAFKDYREMISQTGLDAVVIASPPWLHRQMFEDCIAAGVHILCEKPLATTVEDCTRMTELSKTTGKIIQICHSKRFETGFQKIKEMCDSGSLGRIYQMSLDWHYYIPDFTQGFLRKTLDLFKKAGVDFEKKYGVWRYFDERTGGGDFFDHGPHYIDLMRFFFGEIESVYAKTGFSYPGRKYEDQAVAVFTLSSGALAVIEKSCLAIGRPEGYEKGMINAEKARIRFEAFQEYEHKPMKLGVYRHLNMIPDAFTPVFLPRGIENTLYFRQMRHFIDRLTGCDSIKRNFTGKWAADTEDAAIAVAWTLAAYRSSREGREIKRSELFA, from the coding sequence ATGGCATTAAGATTTGGCATTATTGGCTGCGGACAGGTGAGCCGTGTAGGTCACGGGCCGGCTATCATGGCGGACAGTCGCGCAACTATAGAGGCGTTTGCCGATCCGGATGAAGGCAACCGTACGTCGTTTGCGCGGAAATTCAAGGCGGGCCGCGCTTTCAAAGACTACCGTGAAATGATTTCGCAGACAGGACTTGACGCAGTGGTGATAGCCTCTCCTCCATGGCTTCACAGGCAGATGTTCGAAGACTGCATCGCTGCGGGCGTGCATATACTCTGCGAAAAACCACTGGCAACAACAGTCGAAGACTGCACGCGCATGACAGAGCTTTCGAAGACGACCGGCAAGATTATCCAGATCTGCCATTCCAAGCGGTTTGAAACCGGATTCCAGAAGATAAAGGAAATGTGCGACAGCGGCTCACTTGGCCGGATATACCAGATGAGTCTGGACTGGCATTATTACATCCCGGACTTCACGCAGGGCTTTTTAAGAAAGACGCTCGACCTCTTCAAAAAGGCAGGTGTCGATTTTGAAAAGAAATACGGTGTATGGCGCTATTTCGATGAGCGCACCGGCGGAGGCGATTTCTTCGACCACGGGCCGCACTACATCGACCTGATGAGGTTCTTCTTCGGTGAAATCGAAAGCGTATACGCCAAGACCGGCTTCTCATATCCCGGCCGCAAATATGAAGACCAGGCGGTTGCCGTTTTCACACTTTCGAGCGGGGCTCTCGCAGTTATCGAAAAGAGCTGCCTGGCCATAGGAAGGCCGGAGGGCTATGAAAAGGGGATGATTAACGCGGAAAAGGCGCGTATCCGTTTCGAGGCGTTCCAGGAATATGAGCACAAACCCATGAAGCTTGGTGTTTACAGGCATCTCAATATGATACCGGATGCGTTCACGCCGGTCTTTCTTCCAAGGGGAATAGAGAATACCCTTTATTTCAGGCAGATGAGGCACTTCATAGACAGGCTTACCGGCTGCGACAGCATTAAAAGAAATTTCACGGGGAAATGGGCGGCGGATACGGAGGATGCGGCAATCGCCGTTGCGTGGACCCTGGCCGCATACCGCTCGTCAAGGGAAGGCCGTGAGATTAAGAGGTCTGAATTGTTCGCGTAG
- a CDS encoding type II toxin-antitoxin system VapB family antitoxin, which translates to MRTTLNIEDNLIDKAAGITGIKEKTALVRLGLEALIAGENIRSLAKLGGTRKQLNYRTREDNVFNK; encoded by the coding sequence ATGAGAACGACGCTGAACATTGAGGATAATCTGATCGATAAAGCAGCCGGCATTACCGGAATCAAAGAGAAAACAGCACTTGTCAGACTTGGTCTGGAAGCGCTTATCGCCGGAGAAAACATCCGGAGTCTTGCCAAATTGGGCGGCACCCGGAAGCAGCTTAATTACAGGACGCGAGAAGATAACGTTTTTAATAAATAA
- a CDS encoding crotonase/enoyl-CoA hydratase family protein: MKVRTERNGNVFIVIIDRLKERNAIDRETAELLYDAFVAFENDADLRVAILYGEYGHFSAGADLKALSSGVFNRLEPEGSAPLGPTRLRLSKPVIAAVAGYAVAGGLELAIWCDMRVAEQSAVFGVFCRRWGVPLIDGGTVRLARIIGQGRALDMVLTGRPVGAEEALSFGLANRVVPDGKALEAAMELATEIAKHPQTCMKNDRLSLYESFDLPFEEAMKNEFRRGMDSINSGELLEGVDRYKTGEGRHGKF; this comes from the coding sequence ATGAAAGTTAGAACCGAACGTAATGGAAATGTATTTATCGTCATTATTGACAGGCTCAAGGAGCGCAACGCCATCGACCGCGAAACCGCCGAGCTTCTCTACGATGCGTTTGTAGCGTTTGAAAACGATGCCGACCTGCGCGTGGCTATTCTCTACGGCGAATATGGCCATTTCAGCGCAGGCGCTGACTTGAAAGCGCTTTCTTCCGGTGTATTTAACAGACTGGAGCCTGAAGGTTCGGCCCCTCTCGGCCCAACACGGCTGAGACTCAGTAAACCCGTGATTGCCGCTGTTGCAGGCTATGCGGTTGCGGGCGGGCTGGAACTTGCCATATGGTGCGACATGCGCGTAGCCGAACAGAGCGCTGTTTTCGGCGTATTCTGCCGCAGGTGGGGTGTGCCTCTGATAGATGGCGGGACCGTTCGGCTTGCACGCATAATCGGCCAGGGGCGAGCGCTCGACATGGTGCTTACGGGAAGGCCGGTGGGCGCGGAAGAAGCCCTCTCATTCGGACTTGCCAACAGGGTCGTGCCGGACGGCAAGGCGCTGGAAGCGGCCATGGAGCTTGCGACCGAGATTGCAAAGCACCCGCAGACCTGCATGAAGAATGACAGGCTTTCCTTGTACGAATCTTTCGACCTGCCCTTTGAAGAGGCGATGAAGAATGAGTTCAGGCGCGGGATGGATTCGATAAATTCGGGCGAACTGCTGGAGGGCGTCGACCGGTACAAAACAGGAGAGGGGAGACACGGCAAGTTCTAG
- a CDS encoding DUF4405 domain-containing protein → MKSKGFNRRKWVTSVMALSFIGLPVSGVMLHLARHAAEAESIHAWMIAHNSLALVFLITGCVHIVFNFKAIRRY, encoded by the coding sequence ATGAAAAGTAAGGGTTTTAACAGGAGAAAATGGGTGACATCGGTTATGGCATTGAGCTTCATCGGACTGCCGGTCTCGGGTGTCATGCTTCATCTGGCAAGGCATGCAGCAGAGGCGGAATCGATCCATGCCTGGATGATCGCGCACAATTCGCTAGCACTAGTTTTCCTGATAACGGGCTGTGTTCATATTGTATTCAATTTCAAGGCGATCAGGCGCTATTAG
- a CDS encoding TetR/AcrR family transcriptional regulator yields MKSGKLLNPRKKPSQPRSINTYEAILEASAQVFTGLGYVRTTTNRIAERAGVSIGSLYQYFPNKDAILVALLERHMGTGPEILSGKIRPEMTLNEIMTVAIETAIEVNERDPDLHRILDEEVLYPPHIQKIIRSNEKMYAKTIEERMAAEYPGKYENPALTSELVVFVIKMACHWFVMERRDEFDKNEFVGELNRMVCSYLGLDG; encoded by the coding sequence ATGAAAAGCGGCAAACTGCTGAACCCGCGCAAGAAGCCTTCTCAGCCGCGGTCGATAAATACGTATGAGGCTATACTCGAAGCGTCTGCTCAGGTTTTTACAGGCCTGGGTTACGTCAGAACCACCACCAACCGCATTGCAGAGCGCGCCGGTGTCTCGATAGGTTCACTATACCAGTATTTCCCGAACAAGGATGCAATATTGGTGGCTCTCCTTGAAAGGCACATGGGAACCGGTCCCGAAATACTGTCAGGAAAAATCCGCCCGGAAATGACCCTAAATGAAATCATGACAGTCGCAATCGAAACCGCAATCGAGGTGAACGAGCGTGATCCCGATCTTCACAGAATACTTGATGAAGAAGTGCTCTACCCGCCGCACATTCAGAAAATCATCCGTTCGAACGAAAAGATGTACGCAAAAACTATCGAAGAAAGGATGGCTGCCGAATATCCTGGAAAATATGAAAACCCGGCCCTTACTTCCGAACTGGTTGTCTTCGTGATCAAGATGGCATGTCACTGGTTCGTTATGGAAAGGCGTGACGAATTCGATAAAAATGAATTCGTAGGCGAACTGAACCGCATGGTCTGTTCATATCTGGGACTTGATGGATAA
- a CDS encoding CocE/NonD family hydrolase, producing the protein MPMKITGKTLSLLTITAVFIVSCLFIVGCNKMDIVAWYMGIPKPQYKVKVVEGIMIPMRDGVKLAADLYMPDKVGKYPIVLIRTMYGRQNKSHGYDTIARIFTSQGYIFLVQDVRGRFDSEGEFYPYIFEAADGYDTVEWAGTQPWSTGKVGTIGASYWGSTQWLLSPNSSKYLKAMVPINTSQDVYPRWIYYSIFRITDVLAWFYENAPRRGRSIEGIDWNKAVSTLPLIKADESLGENIPAYDDWINHPVPGPYWDRIRVDNRVQQITVPAMIIEGWYDYYLDLALNDFNRMRNEGGSVEAKQSVLMVGPWTHTMKSKFSDADFGKDASFIKQYKLVIDWFDYWLKGKDNGILTKGPVRIFTMGANTWKTENEWPPKNVRYDEYFLHSDGNANGIEGVGSLTKTMPGSENPDGYEYDPADPVPSVGGTSIYGNLKAGPYNQKTVESRRDVLIYTTAPLETDMNITGPVKLIFYASSTAKDTDFAAKLTDVYPDGKSVNLQAAVIRAKYRNSFEKPALLENGKVYRFEMLIGSTSILLKKGHKIRLQLTSSNFPEYGRNLNTGDDNGTTSAMVKASQVIYHDSEHPSKLVLPVIP; encoded by the coding sequence ATGCCGATGAAGATAACCGGAAAAACTCTGAGTTTATTAACGATCACGGCCGTATTCATTGTCTCATGCCTCTTTATCGTGGGATGCAACAAAATGGACATCGTTGCATGGTACATGGGAATCCCCAAACCACAGTACAAGGTCAAGGTCGTCGAGGGCATAATGATTCCGATGAGAGACGGAGTGAAACTGGCGGCCGACCTCTACATGCCTGACAAGGTAGGCAAATATCCGATCGTACTCATAAGGACAATGTATGGCAGACAGAATAAAAGTCATGGATACGATACGATAGCCAGAATCTTCACATCCCAGGGTTATATCTTTCTGGTCCAGGATGTGAGGGGCCGCTTCGATTCAGAAGGTGAATTCTATCCCTATATATTCGAGGCTGCGGACGGATATGATACCGTTGAATGGGCGGGAACACAGCCTTGGAGCACCGGTAAGGTCGGTACAATAGGCGCATCATACTGGGGCTCGACTCAGTGGTTGCTTTCCCCCAATTCAAGTAAATATCTCAAGGCCATGGTTCCCATAAACACAAGCCAGGATGTTTATCCGCGCTGGATATACTACAGCATCTTCAGGATTACCGATGTGCTGGCATGGTTTTACGAGAACGCGCCCCGCAGGGGAAGGAGCATAGAGGGTATCGACTGGAACAAGGCAGTCTCCACTCTCCCGCTCATAAAGGCGGACGAATCACTCGGTGAGAACATCCCGGCCTATGACGACTGGATAAACCATCCGGTGCCGGGACCCTACTGGGACAGGATACGCGTGGATAACAGGGTGCAGCAGATTACGGTCCCGGCCATGATTATCGAAGGCTGGTACGACTATTATCTGGACCTCGCCCTTAATGACTTCAACCGCATGAGAAATGAAGGCGGAAGCGTCGAAGCAAAACAAAGCGTCCTCATGGTAGGCCCCTGGACCCATACCATGAAATCAAAGTTCTCTGACGCCGATTTCGGCAAGGATGCATCATTTATAAAACAGTACAAACTGGTGATCGACTGGTTCGACTACTGGCTCAAGGGAAAGGACAACGGCATCCTGACGAAAGGGCCGGTAAGGATATTCACCATGGGGGCCAACACATGGAAGACGGAAAATGAGTGGCCGCCCAAAAACGTAAGGTACGATGAGTATTTCCTTCACAGCGACGGCAATGCAAACGGCATAGAGGGCGTAGGGAGCCTCACGAAGACCATGCCCGGCAGTGAGAATCCTGACGGATACGAATACGATCCGGCCGACCCTGTACCATCTGTCGGCGGCACCTCTATTTACGGCAATCTCAAGGCAGGCCCCTATAACCAGAAAACGGTCGAATCGCGCAGGGATGTGCTGATTTACACGACAGCGCCGCTTGAGACGGACATGAATATCACCGGGCCCGTGAAGCTTATTTTCTATGCCTCCTCTACGGCGAAAGACACTGATTTTGCCGCAAAGCTGACCGACGTTTATCCGGACGGGAAGTCCGTCAACTTACAGGCCGCAGTAATCAGGGCGAAGTACCGTAACTCGTTCGAAAAACCAGCGCTTCTGGAAAACGGAAAGGTTTACAGGTTCGAGATGCTCATCGGATCGACGAGCATCCTCCTGAAGAAGGGGCACAAGATAAGACTACAGCTTACCTCGTCCAACTTCCCGGAATACGGAAGAAACCTGAACACCGGGGATGACAACGGCACTACATCCGCCATGGTAAAGGCCTCGCAGGTGATATATCATGACAGCGAACACCCGTCGAAACTCGTGTTGCCTGTAATCCCGTGA
- a CDS encoding carboxymuconolactone decarboxylase family protein, which produces MESERYKRGLEKLKEIDGHGGEIVMESLKDIAPDLARYVIEFPFGDVYSRGVLTLKEREIATVAALAALGNARPQLMVHIHGALNVGCTRQEIVEIMIQMAVYAGFPAALNGVLAAKEVFAERDGLGQPD; this is translated from the coding sequence ATGGAATCGGAAAGATACAAGCGCGGATTGGAAAAGCTGAAGGAGATTGACGGTCACGGAGGTGAGATCGTGATGGAATCCCTGAAGGACATCGCACCGGACCTCGCCAGGTATGTCATCGAGTTTCCTTTCGGGGATGTCTATTCCCGCGGGGTCCTGACACTCAAGGAACGCGAGATCGCAACGGTTGCCGCACTGGCCGCACTCGGCAATGCCAGGCCGCAGCTTATGGTCCATATTCACGGTGCCCTAAACGTCGGGTGTACAAGGCAGGAGATCGTGGAGATCATGATCCAGATGGCAGTTTATGCAGGCTTCCCAGCTGCTTTGAACGGTGTCCTTGCAGCAAAGGAGGTTTTTGCCGAACGCGACGGGCTGGGCCAGCCGGATTGA
- a CDS encoding enoyl-CoA hydratase/isomerase family protein: MINTRIEDGIIIAAFENGKGNTITLDTVKALGEIVKKADTDDAIKGIVLTGTGKVMSSGFDLPMFLSLKNLDEVIAFFDIEEPILLDLFRCRKPVIAAINGHAVAAGMIFSMACDYRVMADNPRIKFGMSEIKIGLPLSIVQTGVVRFGLNSDKNFRDVMYFGEMLTPEQAKAIGAVDELVPDDQLIARAKELVSKFIDNPGRAFIKLKEGLKKPVADAIQARLDKKDWQQSLNCFFDPQVRSALEFVMKMMG; encoded by the coding sequence ATGATAAATACCAGGATTGAAGACGGCATCATCATAGCTGCATTCGAAAACGGCAAGGGGAATACGATAACGCTTGATACGGTAAAGGCTCTTGGCGAAATAGTGAAAAAGGCCGACACGGACGATGCGATAAAGGGGATTGTCCTTACAGGCACAGGCAAGGTGATGTCTTCAGGTTTCGACCTGCCCATGTTCCTGTCGCTAAAAAATCTCGATGAGGTTATCGCGTTTTTCGATATCGAAGAGCCCATTCTTCTCGACCTTTTCAGGTGCAGAAAGCCGGTCATCGCAGCTATAAACGGCCATGCCGTCGCAGCAGGGATGATATTTTCAATGGCCTGCGACTATCGTGTGATGGCCGATAACCCCAGGATAAAGTTCGGAATGAGCGAGATCAAGATAGGACTGCCGCTGTCGATAGTACAGACCGGTGTCGTGAGATTCGGCCTTAACAGTGACAAGAATTTCCGCGATGTAATGTACTTCGGCGAAATGCTTACGCCGGAGCAGGCCAAGGCAATCGGCGCCGTCGACGAACTTGTCCCGGATGACCAGCTTATAGCAAGGGCGAAGGAACTTGTCTCAAAATTCATCGACAATCCGGGCAGGGCTTTCATCAAACTCAAGGAAGGGCTCAAGAAGCCTGTAGCCGATGCTATACAGGCAAGGCTTGACAAGAAAGACTGGCAGCAGAGTCTCAACTGCTTCTTTGACCCGCAGGTGCGATCGGCCCTGGAATTCGTAATGAAGATGATGGGATAA